Proteins encoded by one window of Streptomyces uncialis:
- a CDS encoding helix-turn-helix domain-containing protein — MTVIQEATETEIRILRLLHEGLDDAAVARRLCVGHRTVQRRVHDLMKRWEVNGRVALGARAQELGVYEVVDTHQVPV, encoded by the coding sequence GTGACCGTCATACAAGAAGCAACCGAAACGGAGATCCGCATCCTGCGCCTGCTGCACGAAGGACTGGACGACGCCGCTGTCGCGCGTCGTCTGTGTGTGGGGCACCGCACGGTCCAGCGCAGGGTGCACGACCTGATGAAACGTTGGGAGGTCAACGGCAGGGTGGCCCTCGGGGCCCGCGCCCAGGAACTGGGCGTGTACGAAGTGGTCGACACACATCAGGTGCCGGTGTGA
- a CDS encoding cystathionine beta-synthase, producing MHFHDSMISLVGNTPLVRLNNVSDGIQATVLAKVEYFNPGGSVKDRIALRMIEAAEESGALQPGGTIVEPTSGNTGVGLAIVAQQKGYKCVFVCPDKVSTDKINVLRAYGAEVVVCPTAVDPEHPDSYYNVSDRLVRETPGAWKPDQYSNPQNPLSHYHSTGPELWEQTEGRITHFVTGVGTGGTISGTGRYLKDASDGRVKVIGADPEGSVYSGGSGRPYLVEGVGEDFWPTAYDRTVADEIVPVSDKDSFQMTRRLAKEEGLLVGGSCGMAVVAALRVAERLGPDDVVVVLLPDSGRGYLSKIFNDEWMADYGFLEDTGPSARVADVLRDKEGALPSLVHMHPDETVGEAIEVLREYGVSQMPIVKPGAGHPDVMAAEVVGSVVERELLDALFTQRASLTDPLEKHMSAPLPQVGSGEPVADLMSVLGTADAAIVLVEGKPTGVVSRQDLLTFLAKAGGKQ from the coding sequence GTGCACTTCCACGACTCGATGATCAGCCTCGTCGGCAACACCCCGCTGGTACGTCTCAACAACGTCTCCGACGGAATCCAGGCGACGGTGCTGGCGAAGGTCGAGTACTTCAACCCCGGCGGTTCCGTGAAGGACCGCATCGCCCTGCGCATGATCGAGGCCGCCGAGGAGAGCGGCGCCCTTCAGCCGGGCGGCACCATCGTGGAGCCGACCAGCGGGAACACCGGCGTCGGCCTGGCGATCGTGGCCCAGCAGAAGGGCTACAAGTGCGTCTTCGTCTGCCCTGACAAGGTCTCCACGGACAAGATCAACGTACTGCGCGCATACGGCGCCGAGGTCGTGGTCTGCCCCACCGCCGTCGACCCCGAGCACCCGGACTCGTACTACAACGTCTCCGACCGGCTGGTCCGTGAGACCCCCGGTGCCTGGAAGCCCGACCAGTACAGCAACCCGCAGAACCCCCTCTCCCACTACCACTCCACGGGCCCTGAGCTCTGGGAGCAGACCGAGGGGCGGATCACGCACTTCGTCACCGGGGTCGGCACCGGCGGGACGATCTCCGGTACGGGCCGCTACCTCAAGGACGCCAGCGACGGCCGGGTCAAGGTCATCGGCGCGGACCCCGAGGGCTCCGTCTACTCCGGCGGCTCCGGGCGCCCGTACCTGGTGGAGGGCGTCGGCGAGGACTTCTGGCCCACGGCGTACGACCGGACGGTCGCCGACGAGATCGTGCCCGTGTCCGACAAGGACTCCTTCCAGATGACCCGCCGCCTCGCCAAGGAGGAGGGTCTCCTGGTGGGCGGCTCGTGCGGGATGGCGGTCGTGGCCGCGCTGCGGGTCGCCGAGCGGCTCGGCCCCGACGACGTCGTGGTCGTGCTGCTGCCCGACAGCGGCCGGGGATACCTCTCCAAGATCTTCAACGACGAGTGGATGGCGGACTACGGCTTCCTGGAGGACACCGGCCCCTCCGCCCGGGTCGCGGACGTCCTGCGCGACAAGGAGGGCGCCCTGCCCTCGCTCGTGCACATGCACCCCGACGAGACGGTCGGCGAGGCCATCGAGGTCCTGCGGGAGTACGGCGTCTCCCAGATGCCGATCGTGAAGCCCGGCGCCGGTCACCCCGACGTGATGGCCGCCGAGGTCGTCGGCTCGGTCGTCGAACGCGAACTGCTGGACGCGCTCTTCACCCAGCGCGCTTCCCTCACCGACCCGCTGGAGAAGCACATGTCCGCGCCGCTGCCGCAGGTCGGCTCCGGCGAGCCGGTCGCCGACCTGATGTCCGTCCTCGGTACCGCCGACGCCGCGATCGTTCTCGTCGAGGGCAAGCCCACGGGTGTCGTCAGCCGTCAGGACCTCCTCACCTTCCTCGCCAAGGCGGGCGGCAAGCAGTAG